The DNA segment CCATAGCTGAACTCGAAACATTTTGCAAAGCAAGAAGAATTTGATCGAGCACCATCACCCAAATGGCGACGCTGGACGCTCTTTTCGGAAACTGCTCAGAGAAGCTCGCTGCTTTAATCCAGGATGAGGTGGCGATGATTCTCGGAGTGAAGGAAGAGCTCCGGAAGCTGCAGAGGAGGATGAAGCGGATCGACGGCGCACTGAAGAAAGTAGAGCGGGAGAGGACCGAAGATGCCGCTTGGTTGAATGAGCTGCAAAGTATCTTGCATGAAGCGAACGATGTCTTTGACGAACTCAGGTATGAGCTGCCGTCCGCATCTTCATCAGTTCTGTCGATTCTCTGCTGCCTTCCTATATTCTCTTTCTTCAACTCCATTCGAGTTCGTCACAACTTAGCCGAGAGAATTAGAGACCTCAACAATAGAATCGATGCGGTTGCGAAGGACCAGTGGATCTTTAATCTTGAGTCGGTAAATGCGACGGTGGGTCGAGTGGCGAGCATGTCGTCCACGCGCGAGACTTGTGAGATCATGGAAGCCGACGTCGTTGGGAGAGAGATCGAAGATGCTACCGACGTATTGGTCGAGATGATAGTCGCGAACAACCGACGGAATTTTCAAGTGATTGCTGTAGCAGGCATGGGAGGGATCGGCAAGACCACGCTAGCTCAGAAGGTGGACAACAATCCTAGAATCCGTGAGAACTTCCAGGTGAGAATTTGGATTTGCGTCTCCCAAAAATATTCAGCTGTTCAACTGCTACAGGAGATCACTCGAAAAGCAGGAGGCAGCCACGGAAGTGCCGAACGGGTTTTGGAACTGCTCCCTATTCTCAGCCGGACACTTGGAGGGAGGAGAATCTTTCTTGTGCTGGACGACGTATGGCGATCGAACGTATGGACCGATTTACTCCGAAACCCGCTACAAAATGGAGCAGCTAGAGGATGTGTTCTGGTGACCACGAGAGACCAGAACGTTGCGATGAGAATGGGTGCGAAACACATTCACCGGGTGGAGAAAATGTCTGTTGCCTCAGGCTGGGAGTTGCTTTGCAAGAAAACCTAtctagaagaagaaggagaagatgcgCAAAGTTTGAGAAGTGTGGGGGTTCAAATTGTTAACAAATGCGGCGGTCTTCCCCTTGCTATCAAAGTGATTGCCGGTGTCTTAACCACCAAGGAGAAAAGCAGAAAAGAGTGGGAGAAAGTTCTCAAAAGCAATGCTTGGTCTATGAGTGAGCTTCCTAAGGAATTCACAGGTGCTCTCTACTTAAGTTACGATGATTTGCCGCTTCATCTGAAGCAATGCTTTCTTTCGTTATGCCTTTACCTTGAGGATGATGTACACCGCATTTGGGATCTTCGCAGGATGTGGGTGGCAGAGGGGTTTGTCAAGCAAGAAGAAGGTTTAACAATGGAAGAGTTGGCCGAGCAATACTACTTCGAGCTAATACGTAGGAGTCTACTACAACCTGATCCTCGTCATGTGGATAAGAGCAGGTGCAAAGTACACGATCTCTTGAGATCTCTCAGTCAATATTTGTCACGAGATGAAAGTTACTATGGAGACCCACAGTCCTTGGATGCTACTGCAATCTCAAAGCTTCGCCGCTTGTCAATTGCTGGGAGCGGAGAGATTGTTACAATCCCTGGTCCGGAAACTGAGCAGCTACGCTTGAGCACTTTACTACTAATTAAGAGTCCACCTAGAATTGAGCGCAATCTTTTCTCTAGAGTTCCATACCTCCAAGTTTTAATTCTTAATGGAAAAGGGATAGAATGCGTTCCTGATAGTGTGGGAAATCTAATACACCTCCGATTGCTAGATCTTAATCGCACTAACATATCCAATCTGCCAGACTCTATTGGATTCCTAAAAAATTTGCAGACTTTAAACCTACGACATTGCAAATTTTTGAACACACTTCCAAGGAGCATCACTCGCTTATGCAGTCTTAGACGGCTTGGCCTTTCACGTACCCCTTTGAGATGTGTCCCTGAAGGAATAGGGAGACTGCAACTGCTCAATGACCTCGATGGATTCGTTATTAACGCAGATGTTAGTTGCAATACCGAACGAAACAGTTGGGACTTGGAAGAATTGAAATCACTTGGCCAACTAAGGTGGCTCAAATTATCTATCTTGGGGGGAAAACGGAACGCAAATTCTGTGCACTCCGCGGATGACCTGATAGTTCAACCGCCGACAGTAACTCATCCAAGGAATACGGCTTCTGTACTTGAAGGAAAAGCCTTCCTAAAAGAACTAATTATATTATGTAGACCacagaaaaagagggaaaaagtgCTGCCATACACAGAGGAGGAGATCAGTAAGATTGAAGATATCTTTGAGAAATTGCACCCTCCAACTTGTTTAGAACGATTATGGATCCACAACTTTTATGGTCGGCATATTCTGAGTTGGATGCTGTCGTCATCTTTGGGTACTTATCTTCCTTATCTAACATCTGTGAATTTCAAAGGTTTGCCACTATGCCTACAACTTCCACCTCTAGGCCAGTTGCCACATCTGTGGT comes from the Ananas comosus cultivar F153 unplaced genomic scaffold, ASM154086v1, whole genome shotgun sequence genome and includes:
- the LOC109705154 gene encoding putative disease resistance protein RGA3; this encodes MATLDALFGNCSEKLAALIQDEVAMILGVKEELRKLQRRMKRIDGALKKVERERTEDAAWLNELQSILHEANDVFDELRYELPSASSSVLSILCCLPIFSFFNSIRVRHNLAERIRDLNNRIDAVAKDQWIFNLESVNATVGRVASMSSTRETCEIMEADVVGREIEDATDVLVEMIVANNRRNFQVIAVAGMGGIGKTTLAQKVDNNPRIRENFQVRIWICVSQKYSAVQLLQEITRKAGGSHGSAERVLELLPILSRTLGGRRIFLVLDDVWRSNVWTDLLRNPLQNGAARGCVLVTTRDQNVAMRMGAKHIHRVEKMSVASGWELLCKKTYLEEEGEDAQSLRSVGVQIVNKCGGLPLAIKVIAGVLTTKEKSRKEWEKVLKSNAWSMSELPKEFTGALYLSYDDLPLHLKQCFLSLCLYLEDDVHRIWDLRRMWVAEGFVKQEEGLTMEELAEQYYFELIRRSLLQPDPRHVDKSRCKVHDLLRSLSQYLSRDESYYGDPQSLDATAISKLRRLSIAGSGEIVTIPGPETEQLRLSTLLLIKSPPRIERNLFSRVPYLQVLILNGKGIECVPDSVGNLIHLRLLDLNRTNISNLPDSIGFLKNLQTLNLRHCKFLNTLPRSITRLCSLRRLGLSRTPLRCVPEGIGRLQLLNDLDGFVINADVSCNTERNSWDLEELKSLGQLRWLKLSILGGKRNANSVHSADDLIVQPPTVTHPRNTASVLEGKAFLKELIILCRPQKKREKVLPYTEEEISKIEDIFEKLHPPTCLERLWIHNFYGRHILSWMLSSSLGTYLPYLTSVNFKGLPLCLQLPPLGQLPHLWYLGIENAFAIVTIGPELLGIGVGDGVHAATAFPKLEFLNMVNMPNWEEWSLVGSETGNSSSRSLRVMPRLEVLCVIDCPKLRALPKGLQQLRALQNLKVERAHSLSVIEDFLFITELIIIKNGCMERISNLPALKKLTICGTPALKCVHNLAALQHLELQDYSMESLPEWLLRLVQQRAHLHDKNLQLVIRCSVAVIQRCLKGGHDWPIIECFSHVRAYTKDRSAYLEYTKQTGCYRTNQ